A single Sulfurimonas aquatica DNA region contains:
- a CDS encoding energy transducer TonB family protein has protein sequence MNRSTFALFVALLIHIIFMLLFWIVANNSISMKVPNEQEKKIKISLKELPQKHKESGLDKKVPKPKEIAPPMPKGKQLEKIIKQEPLKYNPSKKPEEPHLNVDPEPKPTLPKEEILTNLPSAELLIPFSEEEPIDEKPKQQKVEEDPMAWMYEDKSKEEKKTKTVASHKGGNLSQNIKELYGDEFGKLSPGQQEYIIDNQEIMRRITQEVLTRVARVNIAHNLSVNSSNVVEFYIHPNGDMTDFKFLSKSGHYVLDDTTKETIEYAYSRYPRPTEKTLVRYNVYYNLARY, from the coding sequence TTGAACAGATCCACATTTGCGCTTTTTGTAGCACTTTTAATCCATATAATCTTTATGCTGCTTTTTTGGATAGTGGCAAATAATTCAATTTCCATGAAGGTCCCAAATGAGCAAGAAAAGAAAATAAAAATATCCCTTAAAGAGTTACCTCAAAAGCATAAAGAGAGTGGCTTAGATAAAAAAGTTCCTAAACCAAAAGAAATCGCTCCACCTATGCCAAAGGGTAAGCAACTTGAAAAAATAATAAAGCAGGAACCTCTCAAATATAACCCTTCTAAAAAACCAGAGGAGCCTCACTTAAATGTAGATCCCGAACCTAAACCAACCTTGCCAAAAGAAGAGATTTTAACGAACTTACCTAGCGCAGAATTATTAATACCTTTTAGTGAAGAGGAGCCTATAGATGAAAAGCCGAAGCAACAAAAGGTAGAAGAAGATCCAATGGCTTGGATGTATGAAGATAAATCTAAAGAAGAGAAAAAAACAAAAACAGTAGCCTCTCATAAGGGAGGAAACCTCTCTCAAAATATAAAAGAACTTTACGGTGATGAGTTTGGAAAGCTCTCTCCAGGGCAACAAGAGTATATTATAGATAATCAAGAGATAATGCGAAGAATAACTCAAGAGGTTCTCACTCGTGTAGCTCGTGTTAATATAGCTCATAATCTTAGTGTAAACAGTAGCAATGTAGTAGAGTTTTATATTCATCCAAATGGTGATATGACAGACTTTAAGTTCCTCTCAAAAAGTGGACATTATGTGTTAGATGACACAACAAAAGAGACTATAGAATATGCTTATAGCAGGTATCCAAGACCTACAGAAAAAACATTAGTGCGTTACAATGTTTATTATAACTTAGCAAGATATTAA
- the hemL gene encoding glutamate-1-semialdehyde 2,1-aminomutase, with the protein MSTQKSQKAFEEAQSLIPGGVNSPVRAFKSVGGTPIFITEGQGAYLSDVDGNKYVDFVQSWGPLIFGHRDESIEAAVIEAVKHGLSFGAPTEAETELAKLVVSFFDSIDKVRFVSSGTEAVMSAIRLARGFTHRDDIVKFTGCYHGHSDALLVEAGSGAATFGNPSSPGVPADFTKHTLLAEYNNIESVKKCFADSSDIACVIIEPIAGNMGLVPADKVFLAELRKLCDENGALLIFDEVMSGFRASINGAESITGTSPDIVTLGKVIGGGMPVGAFGARAEIMAELSPDGPVYQAGTLSGNPVAMAAGLAALSKLKKSARVMKVLEERGQRLVQGMQSGAKELGITMQVDTRGSMFGFFFNDKPVKNFADACNSDAELFAKFHAGMLEEGFYFACSLYETGFISTAITDEMIENAIKASVKVLTRIKNG; encoded by the coding sequence ATGAGCACGCAGAAATCTCAAAAAGCATTTGAAGAAGCACAAAGTTTAATTCCAGGTGGAGTAAATTCCCCGGTTAGAGCATTTAAAAGTGTAGGAGGAACTCCGATATTTATAACTGAGGGCCAAGGTGCGTATTTAAGTGATGTTGATGGTAATAAGTATGTAGATTTTGTTCAAAGTTGGGGACCTCTGATTTTTGGTCATAGAGACGAAAGTATAGAAGCAGCGGTGATAGAAGCAGTAAAACATGGCCTAAGTTTTGGCGCGCCCACTGAAGCAGAAACTGAACTTGCAAAACTTGTGGTTTCATTTTTTGACTCAATTGACAAGGTTCGTTTCGTAAGTAGTGGTACAGAAGCTGTTATGAGTGCTATCCGTTTAGCCCGTGGATTTACTCATAGAGATGACATTGTGAAGTTTACAGGCTGTTATCATGGTCATAGTGATGCTCTTTTAGTTGAAGCAGGAAGTGGTGCGGCAACATTTGGTAACCCTTCAAGTCCTGGTGTCCCAGCTGATTTTACAAAGCACACACTACTTGCAGAATACAATAATATAGAAAGCGTAAAAAAATGTTTCGCTGATTCTAGCGATATAGCTTGTGTGATTATAGAACCAATTGCTGGAAATATGGGACTTGTTCCTGCTGATAAAGTTTTTTTAGCCGAGCTTAGAAAGCTTTGTGATGAAAATGGAGCACTACTTATTTTTGACGAAGTAATGAGTGGATTCCGTGCTTCCATTAATGGTGCAGAGTCTATCACTGGAACTTCACCTGATATTGTAACGCTAGGGAAGGTTATAGGTGGTGGAATGCCAGTTGGTGCGTTTGGTGCACGTGCAGAGATAATGGCCGAGCTTTCACCTGATGGACCAGTCTATCAAGCAGGTACACTTAGTGGTAATCCAGTTGCAATGGCAGCCGGTCTTGCAGCGCTTAGTAAACTTAAAAAAAGTGCAAGAGTTATGAAAGTACTTGAAGAAAGAGGACAAAGACTTGTTCAAGGGATGCAAAGTGGCGCTAAAGAGCTCGGTATTACTATGCAGGTTGATACGAGAGGAAGTATGTTCGGCTTTTTCTTTAATGACAAGCCTGTGAAAAATTTTGCTGATGCTTGCAACTCAGATGCCGAACTTTTTGCAAAGTTTCATGCAGGTATGCTAGAAGAGGGCTTTTATTTTGCTTGTTCACTTTATGAAACCGGCTTTATATCTACAGCAATTACTGATGAGATGATAGAAAATGCCATTAAAGCAAGTGTAAAAGTGCTAACAAGAATTAAAAATGGATAA
- a CDS encoding AtpZ/AtpI family protein: protein MDNKEKAPRIKPIIEAADSLSLGISMVVAILMGVGIGWQLRRLTDIGWLFWVGVAIGIAAAILNVYKAYSKQYKVFEELAKEPRYAIKKQLDDDDDEDYGEKNY from the coding sequence ATGGATAACAAAGAAAAAGCTCCTCGCATTAAGCCAATTATAGAAGCAGCCGATAGCTTATCTTTAGGGATATCTATGGTTGTTGCTATTTTAATGGGTGTTGGTATAGGATGGCAACTGCGTAGACTTACTGACATCGGCTGGTTATTTTGGGTTGGTGTAGCTATAGGTATCGCTGCTGCGATTTTAAATGTTTATAAGGCTTACTCCAAGCAGTACAAAGTATTTGAAGAGTTAGCTAAAGAACCAAGGTATGCTATTAAGAAGCAGTTGGATGATGATGACGATGAGGATTATGGTGAAAAAAATTATTAG
- the rpoD gene encoding RNA polymerase sigma factor RpoD — protein MTAKELNKAIETFFEEHKSKDCVTYESLIELFEKQPSASQAKNILKLLTKHKKCIYTSSEHAKKLNDQEAEARRSAQRKMLEDNESDKFDILKEHELLEWSRSDSPVRMYLREMGQIPLLTKEEEIEISKKIEGGESIIIDAICSVPYLIEFILDYKEPLINRERRVKELFKSFEDEKEDDDNDSSDDTDGASEEKNLTAKDKTRVEKVSTSFKALEKAKKEWTKLSEKLPEGIDSGEITEDIVYYFLAVSFKKSVLKEKLLDLGPTSKLINELVKAMETALKSDEGYDKELKRLEYKLPLFNDTLKANHRVLVNKIQELNKEDIANMVPEATMVSTYMEIKKLVQTKEASKNSFDMEPEKLADILEQIKRGKNISEISKTKMAKSNLRLVVSIAKRYTNRGLPFLDLIQEGNIGLMKAVDKFEYQKGYKFSTYATWWIRQAISRAIADQARTIRIPIHMIETINRINKIMRKHLQENGKEPDVETIAEEVGLSVEKVKNVIKITKEPISLEAPIGSEDDGRFGDFIEDKTSLSPSDAILKDDLRVQIETVLDQLNEREKAVIKLRFGIMDDESDRTLEEIGKELSVTRERVRQIESSAIKKLKHPKVGRRLKNYIEE, from the coding sequence ATGACAGCAAAAGAACTCAACAAAGCCATAGAGACCTTTTTCGAAGAGCATAAATCAAAAGATTGTGTAACCTACGAATCTCTTATCGAGCTTTTTGAAAAACAACCCTCAGCCTCACAAGCTAAAAATATTTTAAAACTTTTAACGAAACACAAAAAATGTATCTATACGTCAAGTGAGCATGCAAAAAAACTTAATGACCAAGAAGCAGAAGCAAGAAGAAGTGCTCAAAGAAAAATGCTTGAAGATAATGAATCAGACAAATTTGACATTCTAAAAGAGCATGAGCTTCTTGAGTGGTCACGTTCTGATTCTCCTGTTCGTATGTATCTTCGTGAAATGGGACAAATTCCACTTCTTACAAAAGAAGAAGAGATAGAAATATCTAAAAAGATAGAGGGTGGAGAGAGTATTATTATTGACGCTATCTGTTCTGTACCTTATCTTATAGAGTTTATCTTGGACTACAAAGAGCCACTTATAAATCGTGAGAGACGCGTTAAAGAGCTCTTTAAAAGTTTCGAAGATGAAAAAGAAGATGATGATAATGACTCTTCTGATGATACAGATGGAGCTTCTGAAGAAAAAAATCTTACTGCTAAAGATAAAACAAGAGTTGAAAAAGTTTCTACAAGCTTTAAAGCGCTTGAAAAAGCTAAAAAAGAGTGGACTAAACTATCTGAAAAATTACCTGAGGGTATTGATAGTGGAGAGATTACAGAAGATATCGTTTACTACTTTTTAGCAGTTAGTTTTAAAAAATCAGTGCTTAAAGAAAAGCTTCTTGATTTAGGACCAACGTCTAAACTTATAAACGAACTTGTAAAAGCTATGGAGACTGCACTAAAGAGTGATGAAGGATATGATAAAGAGCTTAAACGTCTTGAGTATAAGCTTCCACTATTTAATGATACACTTAAAGCAAATCATAGAGTTTTAGTAAATAAGATTCAAGAGCTTAATAAAGAAGATATCGCAAATATGGTTCCAGAAGCTACAATGGTCTCTACATATATGGAAATCAAAAAACTTGTACAAACAAAAGAGGCGTCTAAGAACTCTTTTGACATGGAACCAGAAAAATTAGCTGATATTTTAGAGCAGATTAAACGTGGTAAAAACATCTCTGAAATTTCAAAAACTAAAATGGCAAAATCAAACCTTAGACTAGTGGTCTCTATAGCTAAACGCTATACAAACCGTGGTCTTCCATTCCTTGACTTAATTCAAGAGGGAAATATCGGTCTGATGAAAGCTGTTGACAAATTTGAGTATCAAAAAGGTTACAAGTTTTCAACTTATGCTACATGGTGGATTCGTCAAGCTATCTCTCGCGCTATTGCTGATCAAGCTAGAACTATACGTATTCCTATTCATATGATTGAAACTATTAACCGTATTAATAAAATCATGCGTAAGCACCTTCAAGAAAATGGTAAAGAGCCGGATGTTGAAACAATCGCTGAAGAGGTAGGTCTTTCAGTTGAAAAAGTAAAAAACGTTATCAAAATTACAAAAGAGCCAATATCTCTTGAAGCACCAATTGGTAGTGAAGATGATGGACGTTTTGGTGACTTTATAGAAGATAAAACATCACTATCTCCATCTGACGCAATACTAAAAGATGATTTAAGAGTTCAAATTGAAACTGTACTTGATCAACTTAATGAGAGAGAAAAAGCAGTTATCAAACTTCGTTTTGGAATTATGGATGATGAGAGTGATAGAACTCTTGAGGAAATTGGTAAAGAGTTAAGCGTAACTCGTGAACGTGTACGTCAAATAGAATCTAGTGCAATTAAAAAGCTTAAACATCCAAAAGTTGGACGTAGACTTAAAAACTATATAGAAGAGTAA
- a CDS encoding flagellar hook-basal body protein, protein MQTGYYSSAAGMVTQFNRLDAISNNLANVNTAGFKEDNLIVGDFMRIYKEARDKLPNENNTQSGAEFINRTMTRAPQVSDEYTNHSVGQLQKTSNTLDFALSREGLFFAVKTPQGVRLTRDGSFSVNDEGKLVTKQGYEVLASDYDSGDDASIEFATQDSTIAVDKNGQISTNVPGSVQFTQTKKLFIAQPEEMSLLKKEGNNLYVMEDMKRMTHIDTSGAVSQGFVEKSNVNAVKMMTQMIETNRLVGMYQKAMSTQMDDMNRDAIEKLAKKA, encoded by the coding sequence ATGCAAACAGGATACTATAGTTCTGCTGCTGGAATGGTTACGCAGTTTAACAGGCTAGACGCTATTTCTAATAATTTAGCAAATGTCAATACGGCAGGTTTCAAAGAGGATAATTTAATCGTTGGTGATTTCATGCGTATCTATAAAGAGGCTCGAGATAAACTACCAAATGAAAACAACACTCAAAGTGGAGCTGAATTCATCAATAGAACTATGACTAGAGCACCTCAAGTTTCAGATGAATATACAAATCACTCTGTAGGTCAACTACAAAAAACTTCAAATACTCTAGACTTCGCTCTTTCTCGTGAAGGACTCTTTTTTGCAGTAAAGACACCTCAGGGAGTAAGACTTACTCGAGATGGCTCTTTTAGTGTTAATGATGAAGGAAAACTTGTAACAAAGCAGGGTTATGAAGTTTTAGCTAGTGATTATGATAGTGGAGATGATGCTAGCATTGAATTTGCAACGCAAGATAGCACCATTGCTGTAGATAAAAATGGACAGATATCTACAAATGTTCCAGGAAGTGTACAGTTCACTCAAACTAAAAAGCTATTTATTGCACAACCTGAAGAGATGTCACTTTTAAAAAAAGAGGGCAACAACCTTTATGTAATGGAAGATATGAAGAGAATGACTCATATTGATACAAGTGGCGCAGTATCTCAAGGCTTTGTTGAAAAGAGTAATGTAAACGCAGTGAAGATGATGACACAAATGATAGAAACAAATCGTCTTGTTGGCATGTATCAAAAAGCTATGAGTACACAGATGGATGACATGAACAGAGACGCAATTGAAAAACTTGCAAAGAAAGCTTAA
- the flgG gene encoding flagellar basal-body rod protein FlgG — translation MMQSLYTASTGMLGMQTQIDTTANNIANVNTIGFKKSRAEFADLMYQVMEYAGTSTSDVTKSPTGIEVGLGVRATAINKVFSEGSLKQTDNQLDIAVTGRGFFKLELPDGTEVYSRNGAFKVDENGSIVNSDGYKLVPEVVIPPDATNLNIGTDGTVTVVQPGQTQATQIGQITTTNFINPAGLHSMGDNLYIETDSSGQPVEGTPGVDGLGVLRQGFVELSNVELVVELTDLITGQRAYDSNSKVITTSDEMLQTTNNLKR, via the coding sequence ATGATGCAATCACTATATACTGCTTCAACGGGAATGTTGGGTATGCAGACGCAAATTGACACTACGGCAAATAATATTGCAAATGTTAATACTATAGGTTTTAAAAAGTCACGTGCAGAGTTTGCTGATCTTATGTATCAAGTAATGGAGTATGCAGGAACATCAACTAGTGATGTTACAAAAAGTCCTACAGGTATTGAAGTAGGACTAGGTGTTAGAGCCACTGCTATAAATAAAGTATTTTCAGAAGGCTCTTTAAAGCAGACTGATAATCAGCTTGATATTGCTGTAACAGGAAGAGGTTTTTTTAAACTAGAACTTCCAGATGGTACAGAAGTGTACTCAAGAAATGGTGCTTTTAAAGTAGATGAAAATGGTTCAATTGTTAATAGTGATGGCTACAAACTTGTTCCAGAAGTTGTAATTCCGCCTGACGCTACAAACCTTAACATTGGTACAGATGGAACGGTGACGGTAGTGCAGCCTGGTCAAACGCAAGCAACGCAAATAGGTCAAATAACTACAACAAACTTTATAAATCCGGCAGGTCTTCACTCTATGGGTGATAACCTTTATATAGAAACAGATAGTTCTGGCCAGCCAGTAGAAGGCACTCCTGGAGTAGATGGTTTAGGAGTTCTCAGACAAGGTTTTGTTGAGCTGAGTAATGTTGAACTTGTCGTAGAATTAACAGACCTTATTACAGGTCAACGCGCATATGACTCTAACTCAAAAGTTATCACAACAAGTGATGAAATGCTACAAACTACTAATAATCTTAAAAGATAG
- a CDS encoding 3-isopropylmalate dehydratase small subunit, with protein sequence MENANINGKVWKFGKDVDTDLIIAARYLNTSVPSELAKHVMEDADPEFVGKMSVGDIIVAGDNFGCGSSREHAPIALKAAGIAAIIAPTFARIFYRNSFNMGLPIFELEESTEINEGDEVSVDMDAGTITNKTTSKTYNFVPIPAFMQELIDAGGLMNFAANEVKGK encoded by the coding sequence ATGGAAAACGCAAATATAAATGGTAAAGTATGGAAATTTGGTAAAGATGTTGATACAGATTTAATAATAGCGGCGCGCTATTTAAATACTTCGGTTCCATCAGAGCTTGCTAAGCATGTTATGGAAGATGCCGACCCTGAATTTGTAGGTAAAATGAGTGTTGGAGATATTATAGTTGCAGGTGATAATTTTGGTTGTGGAAGTTCTCGCGAACATGCACCAATAGCACTTAAAGCTGCTGGTATTGCCGCAATTATAGCGCCTACGTTTGCTAGAATATTTTACAGAAACTCATTTAATATGGGTCTTCCTATATTTGAACTTGAAGAGAGCACTGAAATAAATGAAGGTGATGAAGTAAGTGTTGATATGGACGCTGGAACAATTACAAACAAAACAACGAGTAAAACATATAACTTTGTTCCAATTCCTGCATTTATGCAAGAGTTAATTGATGCGGGTGGTTTAATGAACTTCGCAGCTAATGAAGTAAAAGGTAAATAA
- the leuB gene encoding 3-isopropylmalate dehydrogenase has translation MKNYKITLIKGDGIGPEIIDEAVKVLDAVSSCCGFNLTYDEALMGGIAYDITGDPLPQETITKSLNSDAVLFGAIGGEKWDALPREKRPESGLLRFRKELGVYANLRPAVVYDELINASSLKPEIIKGVDIMVVRELIGGIYFGEPKGRTADKGWNTMVYTREEIVRIAHQAFRIAQKREKRVCSIDKANVLDVSQLWRDVVTEVSAEYPDVELTHMYVDNAAMQLVLNPKQFDVMLTGNIFGDILSDEASMLCGSIGLLPSASVGEKIGVYEPIHGSAPDIAGQGIANPIATIASASMMLRYALGEIEAADKIDYAIKKVLSEGYRTGDLAQFDAKEVCSTSEIGSIIANYIQR, from the coding sequence ATGAAAAACTATAAAATAACACTTATTAAAGGTGATGGAATTGGCCCAGAAATAATTGATGAAGCGGTAAAAGTTTTAGATGCAGTTTCATCTTGCTGTGGGTTTAATTTAACATACGATGAAGCTCTTATGGGTGGAATTGCTTACGATATAACTGGTGACCCACTTCCTCAAGAGACTATCACTAAATCACTTAACTCCGATGCAGTGCTTTTTGGAGCTATTGGTGGAGAAAAATGGGACGCGCTTCCTCGTGAGAAACGTCCGGAAAGTGGCCTTTTAAGATTTAGAAAAGAACTTGGCGTTTATGCTAACCTTCGTCCAGCTGTTGTATATGATGAATTAATTAATGCATCCTCTCTTAAACCAGAGATTATTAAAGGCGTAGATATCATGGTTGTTCGCGAATTGATTGGCGGTATTTATTTTGGTGAACCAAAAGGGCGTACTGCAGATAAGGGCTGGAACACTATGGTTTACACTCGCGAAGAGATAGTTCGCATTGCTCACCAGGCGTTTAGAATTGCTCAAAAAAGAGAAAAAAGAGTATGCTCGATTGATAAGGCAAACGTATTAGACGTATCTCAACTTTGGAGAGACGTAGTAACTGAAGTTTCTGCAGAGTATCCAGATGTTGAGTTAACGCATATGTATGTTGATAATGCGGCAATGCAACTTGTTTTAAACCCTAAACAATTTGACGTAATGCTTACTGGAAATATTTTTGGTGATATCCTAAGTGATGAAGCATCTATGTTATGTGGTTCTATCGGACTTTTACCATCTGCGTCAGTTGGTGAAAAAATCGGTGTTTATGAGCCTATTCATGGTAGTGCTCCAGATATTGCAGGTCAAGGTATTGCTAACCCTATTGCTACTATTGCATCTGCATCTATGATGCTAAGATATGCACTTGGAGAGATCGAAGCTGCTGATAAGATTGATTATGCAATTAAAAAAGTACTTAGTGAGGGTTACAGAACAGGTGATTTAGCTCAATTTGATGCTAAAGAAGTATGTTCAACTAGTGAAATAGGTTCGATTATCGCAAATTATATTCAAAGATAG
- a CDS encoding tetratricopeptide repeat protein, producing MQTLTLANIYELQGLKEEALEIYKEILKKDPHNSDAKIAIRRLSGMRKKFLKVNSQMKDFFLKMDTDVEFNEFERWLLKAWN from the coding sequence ATGCAGACTTTAACACTCGCAAATATATATGAACTTCAGGGGCTTAAAGAAGAGGCTCTGGAAATATATAAAGAGATTTTAAAAAAAGATCCTCATAATAGTGATGCTAAAATTGCTATTAGAAGATTGTCTGGAATGCGTAAAAAATTTTTAAAAGTAAATTCTCAGATGAAGGATTTCTTTTTGAAAATGGATACCGATGTAGAGTTTAACGAGTTTGAAAGGTGGTTATTAAAAGCATGGAACTAA
- a CDS encoding CiaD-like domain-containing protein, protein MELKDVILSTLAEMENDSSSIEETPTKVKHEQRTSQIETEEVIHEEESLEFKKHDVDSELMYLNSIRERLLVLFEGFQAPNNTNIEAKLDMTLNFLEYTLATIDLRVDKLEKGSIS, encoded by the coding sequence ATGGAACTAAAAGATGTAATACTCTCAACATTAGCTGAGATGGAAAATGACAGCTCAAGCATAGAAGAAACTCCAACTAAAGTTAAGCATGAACAAAGAACTTCTCAAATTGAGACTGAAGAGGTTATTCATGAAGAAGAGTCTTTAGAATTTAAAAAACATGATGTTGATAGTGAACTTATGTACCTTAACTCTATACGAGAGAGACTTCTTGTCCTTTTTGAAGGTTTTCAAGCACCAAACAATACAAACATTGAAGCTAAACTGGATATGACACTTAATTTTCTTGAATATACACTTGCAACTATAGACTTAAGGGTAGACAAGTTAGAAAAAGGGAGTATTTCATGA
- the purU gene encoding formyltetrahydrofolate deformylase, giving the protein MSQFRVLIDANDEKGLVHKVSTVFYNLNLNILSNSEFVDKESNKFFMRSLVDGDVDKRALSSAIKEVLPLDTTVKVIEPKKKNIIIMATKELHALGDILIRHEAGELEANILAVISNYDKLESLVNKFDIPYVTVSHEGVDRETHEQKIIDSINSYGDFDYIVLAKYMRILTPQFVETYEDKIINIHHSFLPAFIGANPYKQAYERGVKIIGATAHFVNNNLDEGPIIAQEVIHVDHAYSWKDMQKSGKDVEKVVLSRALKLALEDRIFVYENKTVIF; this is encoded by the coding sequence ATGAGTCAATTTAGAGTTTTAATAGACGCTAATGATGAAAAAGGCCTAGTTCATAAAGTTTCTACTGTTTTTTATAATCTTAATCTCAATATTTTGTCTAATAGTGAGTTTGTAGATAAAGAGAGCAACAAATTCTTTATGAGAAGCCTTGTTGATGGTGATGTAGATAAGAGGGCGTTGAGCAGTGCCATTAAAGAAGTCTTGCCTCTTGATACCACTGTAAAAGTTATAGAACCTAAAAAGAAAAATATAATTATTATGGCAACAAAAGAGTTACACGCCCTTGGTGATATTCTCATTAGACATGAAGCTGGCGAGCTTGAAGCGAATATATTGGCAGTTATATCAAACTATGATAAACTAGAATCACTTGTAAATAAGTTTGATATTCCCTATGTAACTGTATCTCATGAAGGAGTTGATCGCGAAACTCATGAGCAAAAAATTATTGATTCTATTAATAGCTATGGCGATTTTGACTATATAGTATTAGCTAAATATATGCGTATTTTAACACCGCAGTTTGTAGAGACTTATGAAGATAAAATTATTAATATTCATCACTCATTTTTACCTGCATTTATTGGTGCAAACCCTTATAAGCAAGCCTACGAGAGAGGTGTTAAAATAATTGGTGCAACTGCACACTTCGTAAATAATAATCTTGATGAAGGGCCAATTATCGCTCAAGAGGTTATTCATGTTGATCATGCATATAGCTGGAAGGACATGCAAAAATCTGGAAAAGATGTTGAAAAAGTTGTACTCTCTCGTGCATTAAAGCTAGCACTTGAAGATAGAATTTTTGTATATGAAAATAAAACAGTCATATTTTAA
- a CDS encoding tRNA (cytidine(34)-2'-O)-methyltransferase, with the protein MAFNLVLVHPQIPNNTGAIGRLCVNAGASLHLIKPIGFDIDEKAVRRAGLDYWDKLDLHVWENIDEFFEKNDITDNAHFATTKTDRPYFESKFKDSDFIFFGSETAGIPEDVLNKYKSQNITIPMTANGRSLNLAISTGIILYDAIRQTYSSFNKA; encoded by the coding sequence ATGGCGTTTAATTTAGTACTCGTACATCCACAAATACCAAATAATACAGGTGCCATAGGTAGACTATGCGTAAATGCGGGAGCGTCACTACATCTTATAAAACCAATTGGTTTTGATATTGATGAAAAAGCTGTACGTCGTGCAGGTTTAGATTATTGGGATAAACTTGATTTACATGTATGGGAAAATATTGATGAGTTTTTTGAAAAAAATGATATTACTGATAACGCCCATTTTGCAACTACAAAAACTGATAGACCATATTTTGAATCTAAATTTAAGGATAGTGATTTTATCTTTTTTGGAAGTGAAACAGCAGGAATACCTGAAGATGTACTTAATAAGTATAAATCACAAAATATTACTATACCTATGACAGCTAATGGTCGTAGTCTTAACTTGGCTATAAGTACTGGTATAATTCTTTATGATGCTATTAGGCAAACATACTCTTCATTTAACAAAGCATAA
- a CDS encoding LexA family transcriptional regulator, translating into MNSFVNIVEEIKSIISNDYKPKKVFDKDVAEVLGITQMNFATMKKRNKIPFNELLDFCAKKTISINWLLYGQSPESLIEATNKFYMVKYFSDVNASAGGGGDAECEEIQELEIPEQFVFMLGGERELSNIEAINVSGDSMEPTFSYNDIVFINRNKRDLNRGGIFTIRTEAGLFIKRVQTRLDGNVDVISDNSVYSTQTLSPNEIEVIGRVVSRFGDVD; encoded by the coding sequence ATGAATAGTTTTGTAAATATTGTTGAAGAGATAAAAAGCATAATCTCTAATGACTATAAACCAAAGAAAGTTTTTGATAAAGATGTGGCTGAAGTATTAGGTATTACTCAAATGAATTTTGCAACAATGAAAAAACGCAACAAGATACCCTTTAACGAACTTTTAGATTTTTGTGCAAAAAAAACAATCTCTATCAACTGGTTACTTTATGGACAGTCTCCAGAAAGTTTGATTGAAGCAACAAATAAATTTTACATGGTTAAGTATTTTAGTGATGTAAACGCAAGCGCAGGTGGTGGTGGCGACGCTGAATGTGAAGAGATCCAGGAACTTGAAATTCCTGAACAATTTGTATTTATGCTTGGTGGAGAGAGAGAACTCTCAAATATTGAAGCTATTAATGTCTCTGGTGATTCTATGGAGCCTACTTTTAGTTATAATGATATTGTATTTATAAACAGAAACAAGAGAGATTTAAATCGTGGTGGAATATTTACAATAAGAACAGAAGCAGGGCTTTTTATCAAGAGAGTACAGACTAGACTTGATGGCAATGTTGACGTTATCTCTGATAACTCTGTTTATTCAACTCAAACTCTTTCTCCAAATGAGATAGAAGTGATTGGTAGAGTTGTAAGTAGATTCGGTGATGTGGACTAA